The following proteins are encoded in a genomic region of Nitratireductor sp. GISD-1A_MAKvit:
- a CDS encoding ABC transporter substrate-binding protein, whose translation MTKNNLKKTLGATALATTILAGSAFAADLRVNISADPSMIDPITYSELIAGHVISNMYESFTAIDGDGKVVPALAESWEPLEGNLGFRFKLREGVKFHSGREFTAKDVKFSFEELLRPGNKAGLNAPYLDVVVGADAMKEGSADTLSGVTIIDDHTVEVAFTKPDVLFPIYPIYLFDSGIVEEAGADWYNSVSAGTGPFKFENWSRGQKVELAAHSDYWGGAPAIDGVDFVVVPSAETAMAMFETGDLDVMMVDGPSMRRVLSNDELKERAITAARAQVRYLAMNSDLYEPFKDKRVREAICRSLDQDAMIAGLYSGAAKPLYGQITEGVAGYNPDLPKIEYDPEKAKELLAEAGYPNGEGLPPVKLSTTEPNKNQHLYFASQLQEILNMPVEVELVERGTHLKSINSGQTPFFAWGWSAGYPDGLYFLSQLWYSDSPYNRGWKNAGFDALIDKASMTADNEERYEIYHEAESMLMEDWGTCPLPVSTLMATVREGVSGVEIQPFGLVPFADVTIAD comes from the coding sequence ATGACAAAAAACAACCTGAAAAAAACACTGGGCGCCACCGCCCTGGCCACCACCATTCTGGCCGGTTCGGCATTTGCAGCCGATCTGCGTGTGAACATTTCGGCCGACCCTTCCATGATCGACCCGATCACCTATTCCGAGCTGATTGCCGGCCACGTTATCTCGAACATGTATGAGAGCTTCACCGCCATCGATGGCGACGGCAAGGTCGTGCCAGCGCTTGCCGAGAGCTGGGAGCCGCTGGAAGGCAATCTCGGCTTTCGCTTCAAGCTGCGCGAAGGCGTGAAATTCCATTCCGGTCGCGAATTCACGGCAAAGGATGTAAAATTCTCCTTTGAAGAACTCCTGCGCCCCGGCAACAAGGCCGGCCTCAACGCGCCCTATCTCGACGTTGTGGTCGGTGCGGACGCCATGAAGGAAGGAAGCGCCGACACGCTTTCAGGCGTCACCATCATTGATGATCACACGGTGGAGGTGGCCTTCACCAAGCCGGATGTGCTGTTCCCAATCTATCCGATCTACCTTTTTGACAGCGGCATTGTCGAAGAGGCAGGCGCCGACTGGTACAACAGCGTTTCCGCCGGCACCGGTCCGTTCAAATTCGAGAACTGGAGTCGTGGACAGAAGGTCGAGCTGGCCGCGCACTCAGATTATTGGGGCGGCGCGCCGGCAATTGACGGCGTCGACTTCGTGGTTGTTCCCTCTGCCGAGACGGCCATGGCCATGTTCGAAACGGGCGATCTCGACGTCATGATGGTCGATGGACCGAGCATGCGGCGCGTGCTGAGCAATGACGAACTGAAGGAGCGCGCCATCACCGCAGCGCGCGCGCAGGTACGCTACCTCGCCATGAACTCGGATCTCTACGAGCCATTCAAGGACAAGCGGGTGCGCGAAGCCATCTGCCGCTCGCTCGATCAGGATGCGATGATCGCCGGCCTTTACAGCGGGGCCGCCAAGCCGCTTTACGGCCAGATCACCGAGGGTGTTGCCGGCTACAATCCCGATCTGCCGAAGATCGAGTATGACCCGGAGAAAGCCAAGGAGCTTCTGGCCGAGGCGGGCTATCCGAATGGCGAGGGCCTGCCGCCCGTCAAGCTGAGCACCACGGAGCCGAACAAGAACCAGCATCTGTATTTCGCAAGCCAGCTTCAGGAGATCCTGAACATGCCGGTCGAGGTCGAGCTGGTGGAGCGCGGCACGCATCTCAAGTCCATCAATTCCGGGCAGACACCGTTCTTCGCCTGGGGCTGGAGCGCGGGCTATCCCGATGGTCTCTATTTCCTTTCGCAGCTCTGGTATTCCGACAGCCCCTACAATCGCGGCTGGAAGAATGCCGGGTTCGATGCACTGATCGACAAGGCTTCGATGACGGCGGACAACGAAGAGCGCTACGAGATCTACCACGAGGCCGAATCGATGCTGATGGAAGACTGGGGCACCTGCCCGCTTCCCGTTTCCACCCTGATGGCGACCGTGCGTGAAGGTGTTTCCGGCGTGGAAATCCAGCCTTTCGGCCTGGTGCCGTTTGCGGACGTAACCATCGCGGACTAG
- a CDS encoding ABC transporter permease, translated as MLHYATRRLLGLTLVWAVALIVTFFAVRAVPGDPIMVMLSDHAGDAALEARLRADYGLDQPLAVQFLTYIGDVLNGTFGLSYRYVGSTVIDVIRDGMTITPLLALSALFIAVPLGLFFGVFAAVRAGSWADTGVILMLVAFISIPSFALAALLVWLLSLKLALLPVAGWGDPVHLILPVVVLVVSPMAVIARLTRTYMLEVLDRDFVRTARAKGVREMRVIWRHALGNTMVPIVTSIGLIFGSLLSGAFVVETVFNIPGLGRIAIDSVLARDYPVTMSIVLLFTVFYSLINLCVDLIYAWLDPRIRFDEATA; from the coding sequence ATGCTGCACTATGCGACGCGGCGTCTGCTCGGGCTGACGCTGGTTTGGGCCGTGGCCCTGATCGTGACATTCTTCGCGGTCAGGGCCGTCCCGGGCGATCCGATCATGGTCATGCTGTCCGACCACGCGGGCGATGCCGCGCTGGAGGCGCGACTGCGCGCGGATTACGGGTTGGATCAGCCGCTTGCGGTTCAATTCCTCACCTATATCGGCGATGTGCTGAACGGCACTTTCGGCCTTTCCTACCGCTATGTCGGCTCGACCGTGATCGATGTCATCCGCGATGGCATGACGATCACGCCCCTGCTGGCGCTTTCGGCACTGTTCATCGCCGTCCCGCTCGGCCTGTTCTTCGGTGTCTTTGCCGCCGTGCGCGCGGGGAGCTGGGCCGATACGGGCGTCATTCTCATGCTCGTCGCGTTCATTTCCATTCCCTCCTTCGCACTGGCGGCACTGCTGGTCTGGCTGCTGTCGCTCAAGCTGGCCCTGCTGCCGGTTGCCGGCTGGGGGGACCCCGTCCACCTGATCCTGCCCGTGGTCGTTCTGGTCGTCAGTCCCATGGCCGTGATCGCCCGTTTGACCCGCACCTACATGCTCGAAGTGCTCGACCGGGATTTCGTGCGCACTGCACGCGCCAAGGGAGTGCGCGAAATGCGCGTCATCTGGCGCCATGCACTCGGCAACACGATGGTGCCCATCGTCACCTCCATCGGCCTGATCTTCGGCAGTCTCCTTTCAGGCGCATTCGTGGTGGAGACCGTTTTCAACATTCCGGGTCTCGGACGCATCGCCATCGACAGCGTGCTTGCGCGTGATTACCCGGTCACCATGTCCATCGTGCTCCTGTTCACCGTTTTCTACTCTCTGATCAATCTGTGCGTGGATCTCATCTATGCCTGGCTCGATCCCCGCATACGCTTCGATGAGGCAACGGCATGA
- a CDS encoding ABC transporter permease — translation MTRQAPNTDALTAPAPRRGLTDFQIRFLRSRNAVIGSTIVALVAIVALLAPWITPYDPTKVSIMATWLPPGGDHLLGTDALGRDVLSRLIMGARVSLTVALSVLAITMTFGTLLGMIAAWYRGHVDNLLMRFVDIIFAFPELIIAIIVAAAMGPGTLTVIVALALVWWPGIARMARALVLSLREEPFVEAGIACGTPTWRIMWRHLLPNIVSPMIVRASLGVGMVIMAEATMSFLGIGVQEPYPTWGGMIRDGLPNLRTDPHLALSASVALGITMIGFNLLGDGLRDVLDPKGRGR, via the coding sequence ATGACCCGGCAGGCACCAAATACCGACGCGCTGACAGCACCGGCACCAAGGCGCGGCCTCACCGATTTCCAGATACGGTTCCTGCGCTCGCGCAATGCCGTGATCGGCAGCACGATCGTCGCGCTGGTCGCCATCGTAGCGCTGCTTGCGCCCTGGATCACGCCCTACGATCCCACGAAGGTTTCCATCATGGCGACCTGGCTGCCACCCGGCGGAGATCATCTTCTTGGAACCGACGCACTGGGTCGCGATGTTTTAAGCCGGCTTATCATGGGAGCCCGTGTATCGCTCACCGTTGCGCTCTCCGTTCTCGCAATCACCATGACATTCGGCACACTTCTCGGCATGATCGCCGCCTGGTATCGCGGGCATGTCGACAATCTTCTCATGCGGTTTGTCGACATCATCTTTGCATTTCCCGAGCTGATCATCGCCATCATCGTGGCTGCGGCCATGGGCCCCGGCACACTCACGGTCATTGTCGCATTGGCTCTCGTCTGGTGGCCTGGCATTGCGCGCATGGCGCGCGCGCTGGTCCTGTCGCTGCGCGAAGAACCGTTCGTGGAAGCTGGCATTGCCTGCGGCACACCCACATGGCGCATCATGTGGCGGCATCTCCTGCCCAACATCGTCTCCCCGATGATCGTGCGTGCCTCGCTTGGCGTAGGCATGGTCATCATGGCCGAAGCCACCATGTCGTTTCTCGGCATCGGCGTGCAGGAGCCCTACCCCACATGGGGTGGCATGATCCGCGACGGCCTGCCCAATCTGCGCACCGACCCTCATCTGGCACTATCCGCCTCGGTGGCCCTCGGGATCACCATGATCGGCTTCAACCTCTTGGGCGACGGCCTGCGCGATGTGCTTGACCCAAAAGGCAGGGGGCGGTGA
- a CDS encoding ABC transporter ATP-binding protein, with the protein MKLLDIRDLCVSFNTLRGPVEVLNNVSFDVMPGEIVGVVGESGSGKSVTSLSIMGLLGTSGRITSGSIALSGTELTALSGEAMRALRGPEMAMIFQEPGTSLNPVQRIGDQIVEAMSEHGYCPPAEARRRALELMDRVGIPAPDLRARDYPHQLSGGMKQRIMIAIALACRPKLLIADEPTTALDVTIQAQILNLILDLKDEFGMGVMLITHDMGVVAQIADRVVVMYGGQVVERSKSDALFTRSAHPYSRLLLRSIPTATQRQDSLPIIRGTMPAAGRFPAGCRFHERCPMAVVACAQSVPLLAEVAPAHLARCFRTEAIDELEVPA; encoded by the coding sequence ATGAAGCTTCTGGACATTAGGGACCTCTGCGTCTCGTTCAACACGTTGCGCGGTCCTGTCGAGGTGCTCAACAACGTCTCTTTCGATGTCATGCCCGGCGAGATCGTGGGCGTGGTCGGAGAAAGCGGTTCCGGGAAATCCGTCACATCGCTCTCCATCATGGGGCTGCTCGGCACTTCCGGCCGGATCACCTCCGGCAGCATCGCGCTTTCCGGCACCGAGCTGACGGCACTCTCGGGCGAGGCGATGCGCGCGCTCCGCGGACCTGAAATGGCGATGATCTTTCAGGAGCCGGGCACCAGCCTGAACCCCGTGCAACGGATTGGCGACCAGATCGTCGAGGCGATGTCCGAGCATGGCTACTGCCCCCCGGCGGAGGCTCGCCGCCGTGCGCTGGAGCTCATGGACCGTGTGGGCATCCCCGCACCTGACCTGCGTGCACGCGATTATCCGCACCAGCTCTCCGGCGGAATGAAACAGCGCATCATGATCGCCATAGCGCTTGCCTGCCGTCCGAAACTTCTCATCGCAGACGAACCGACCACCGCTCTGGATGTGACCATTCAGGCGCAGATTCTGAACCTCATTCTGGATCTGAAAGACGAGTTCGGCATGGGGGTCATGCTCATCACCCATGACATGGGTGTGGTTGCGCAGATCGCCGACCGCGTGGTGGTGATGTATGGTGGACAGGTGGTGGAGCGCTCAAAGAGCGATGCACTTTTCACGCGGTCGGCCCACCCATATTCCCGGCTCCTGCTCCGCTCGATTCCCACGGCAACGCAACGCCAGGACAGTCTTCCCATCATAAGAGGCACCATGCCGGCAGCAGGGCGTTTTCCGGCTGGCTGCCGGTTTCACGAGCGCTGCCCCATGGCGGTGGTGGCCTGCGCGCAATCCGTGCCGTTGCTGGCCGAGGTGGCGCCCGCGCATCTTGCCCGCTGCTTCCGCACCGAAGCGATTGATGAGCTGGAGGTCCCGGCATGA
- a CDS encoding ABC transporter ATP-binding protein: protein MTEPLLKLEKLSKRFRVGNKELAAVSDVSLHVAAGETLGIVGESGCGKSTLGRMILRLTDPSDGAIVFDGRDITRLGKRAMRPLRRDIQIVFQDPYASLNPRMKVGEIIAEPLVNIGMKRAEIAARVAEVLDVVGLPAESAERYPHAFSGGQRQRIGIARALAVKPRLIVCDEAVSALDVSVQAQVLTLLRDIQRETGVTFVFISHNLGVVRFLCHRIAVLYLGRVVEIGTEAQLFESPQHPYTQALLSAIPEAGAGRRGRIPVPSGEIPNPINPPPGCPFHLRCPRVQAKCRSEVPRLETRSDGQAVACHFPGANAATPRHDPDDKRMIEGEAR, encoded by the coding sequence ATGACCGAGCCTTTGTTGAAGCTTGAGAAACTTTCCAAACGCTTCCGGGTTGGAAACAAAGAACTGGCGGCGGTCAGCGATGTTTCGCTCCATGTTGCCGCCGGCGAGACCCTCGGCATCGTCGGTGAAAGCGGCTGTGGAAAGTCCACGCTGGGACGCATGATCCTGCGGCTGACAGATCCGAGCGACGGCGCGATCGTCTTCGACGGGCGCGACATCACCCGGCTTGGCAAGCGGGCCATGCGGCCGCTGCGCCGCGATATCCAGATCGTGTTCCAGGACCCCTATGCGTCGCTCAATCCCCGGATGAAGGTGGGCGAGATCATCGCCGAGCCGCTGGTCAACATCGGCATGAAGCGCGCAGAAATCGCTGCCCGCGTCGCGGAGGTTCTGGACGTTGTCGGTTTGCCGGCAGAAAGCGCAGAGCGTTACCCGCATGCGTTCTCCGGTGGTCAGCGTCAGCGTATCGGCATCGCCCGAGCGCTTGCCGTGAAGCCGCGTCTGATCGTTTGCGACGAGGCAGTGTCGGCACTGGACGTCTCGGTGCAGGCACAGGTTCTCACCCTGTTGCGCGACATTCAGCGTGAGACCGGGGTGACCTTCGTCTTCATCTCGCACAATCTTGGCGTTGTCCGCTTCCTGTGCCACCGCATTGCCGTGCTCTATCTCGGCCGCGTGGTCGAGATCGGCACCGAAGCGCAGCTTTTCGAGAGCCCGCAGCACCCGTACACCCAGGCGCTGCTCTCCGCCATTCCGGAGGCAGGAGCGGGACGGCGCGGGCGCATTCCGGTGCCATCGGGCGAGATCCCGAACCCGATAAACCCGCCGCCGGGCTGCCCCTTTCACCTGCGCTGTCCGCGTGTTCAGGCGAAATGCCGCAGCGAGGTACCCCGGCTTGAAACCCGTAGCGACGGGCAGGCTGTTGCCTGCCACTTTCCCGGAGCGAACGCGGCAACGCCGCGGCACGATCCGGACGACAAAAGAATGATTGAAGGAGAAGCCCGATGA
- a CDS encoding creatininase family protein codes for MKGRWLEDLTWSEAAEWLDRDALVLIPIGAAAKEHGHALPLCTDYLLARGLTDGVLEELPILAAPVMSFGYYPAFRHYPGSQHIRPETFSMLIDDVLSGFLAQGFRNLAILNTGVSTTPVVQVAVREFYERTGTRVALANILAIGKEADHLMTQKLGGHGDEHETSLILALDESRVRKDKLVCDYGHQLDAPKTVFYWPATFSGDPESGVDYSATGIRGDATLATKEKGEASLRASVADVVNGLRALFPDAVGKAGGAA; via the coding sequence ATGAAAGGCCGTTGGCTGGAAGATCTGACCTGGAGCGAGGCAGCAGAGTGGCTCGACCGCGATGCGCTGGTGCTCATACCCATTGGCGCCGCCGCCAAGGAACACGGCCACGCGCTGCCCCTGTGCACCGACTACCTGCTCGCACGCGGGTTGACGGACGGTGTTCTTGAGGAGCTTCCAATTCTCGCCGCGCCCGTCATGTCGTTCGGCTACTATCCGGCTTTCCGCCACTACCCCGGCAGTCAGCACATCCGCCCCGAAACCTTCTCCATGCTCATCGACGATGTTCTGAGCGGCTTCCTCGCTCAGGGTTTCCGCAATCTCGCAATCCTCAACACCGGTGTTTCGACAACGCCCGTCGTGCAGGTGGCCGTCAGGGAATTCTACGAACGCACCGGAACCCGCGTTGCGCTGGCCAATATTCTGGCCATCGGCAAGGAAGCCGATCACCTGATGACGCAGAAGCTCGGCGGACATGGCGACGAACACGAAACCTCGCTGATCCTCGCGCTCGATGAAAGCCGCGTGCGCAAGGACAAGCTCGTCTGCGACTACGGGCACCAGCTCGACGCGCCGAAAACCGTCTTCTACTGGCCTGCCACGTTCAGCGGCGATCCGGAGAGCGGCGTGGACTACTCCGCAACCGGCATCCGTGGCGATGCCACGCTGGCCACAAAGGAAAAGGGCGAAGCCAGCCTCAGGGCCAGCGTGGCCGATGTGGTCAACGGACTTCGCGCCCTGTTCCCGGACGCCGTGGGCAAGGCAGGAGGTGCTGCGTGA
- a CDS encoding low specificity L-threonine aldolase, which translates to MTRLNLADDGDWLTPKETAERLAALTAAGDVTPDYYGVGGPVTELENNVAAMFGKEAAVMYPTGTLANMLAARELATAKRGPRLVVQSDSHVFNDAGDNFTHGIGVTTVPLVSQGPSFTAEQLRAEIDRTASARVPATIIGVMIETPSRRHANRVFDPVALEEVIALAKAEGIPLILDGARIFIEAAWTNRQLKEIAAPFDYVYLSLYKYLEAPFGAVLAGSAAALEGQNHERRRYGGGLFQMWPAALLANSALARQTENWAAVRKAGAAVLQALSTKQVKASRLADDTNVIRIACRADHGEVAKRAAAANVKVPPPSADGYVLKMNESWLNHSPAAIAQTIASLLR; encoded by the coding sequence GTGACACGGCTGAACCTTGCCGATGACGGCGACTGGCTGACACCAAAGGAAACCGCCGAGCGTCTTGCCGCGCTAACCGCCGCAGGCGATGTCACACCGGACTATTACGGCGTCGGCGGGCCGGTTACCGAGTTGGAGAACAACGTTGCTGCGATGTTCGGCAAGGAAGCCGCGGTCATGTACCCGACCGGTACACTCGCCAACATGCTGGCCGCGCGCGAGCTTGCCACTGCAAAACGCGGGCCGCGGCTGGTCGTGCAGAGCGACAGCCATGTGTTCAACGATGCAGGTGACAATTTTACCCACGGCATCGGCGTGACCACCGTGCCGCTGGTTTCGCAGGGACCGAGCTTTACCGCAGAACAACTGCGTGCCGAAATCGACCGCACCGCCAGTGCGCGCGTGCCGGCCACGATCATCGGCGTGATGATCGAAACGCCGAGCCGGCGCCATGCAAACCGCGTGTTCGACCCCGTGGCGCTTGAGGAGGTCATCGCGTTGGCGAAAGCCGAGGGTATTCCACTCATCCTCGACGGGGCGCGGATCTTCATCGAAGCCGCATGGACAAACCGCCAGTTGAAGGAAATCGCTGCGCCCTTCGACTATGTCTACCTCTCCCTCTACAAATATCTCGAAGCGCCTTTCGGCGCTGTTCTGGCCGGGTCGGCGGCTGCTCTTGAAGGGCAGAACCACGAACGGCGGCGCTATGGGGGCGGACTGTTCCAGATGTGGCCTGCCGCACTTCTGGCGAACAGCGCGCTTGCACGGCAAACAGAAAACTGGGCAGCGGTGCGAAAAGCGGGCGCGGCAGTTCTCCAAGCCCTCTCGACAAAGCAGGTAAAGGCCTCGCGCCTAGCCGATGATACCAATGTCATTCGCATCGCCTGCAGGGCCGATCACGGCGAAGTCGCGAAACGTGCGGCTGCGGCGAATGTGAAAGTTCCGCCGCCTTCTGCCGATGGCTACGTTCTGAAAATGAACGAAAGCTGGCTCAACCACAGCCCTGCGGCGATCGCGCAGACCATTGCCTCGCTACTGCGCTAG
- a CDS encoding LacI family DNA-binding transcriptional regulator encodes MAAERKSGVTISQVAKEAGVARSSVSRAFTRPDMLSPETVERIKAAAAKLGYVPNHTARALSTGRYGNLALIVPDVANPFFPPMIRAAQVEADRSDFCVFLGNSDEDPEKEDQLLGRFAGQVEGIILASPRLSDERIAAHALLRPLVLINRDVKGIPKVLIDSGTGIAEATQHLADLGHRKIVYVSGPSTSWSNKQRRAAVRKEARKLGLDLGFVSASVPSFEAGLQAVDAILTKGATAAIAFDDVTAQGIVAGLSERGVRVPDEFSVVGCDDALGPLTVPSLTTVSSRSVEAGKLAVSLLLEVLKSQAVRDASYVLETHLVVRSTTDRALHRS; translated from the coding sequence GTGGCAGCAGAACGCAAAAGTGGCGTCACAATCAGTCAGGTGGCCAAGGAGGCGGGGGTGGCGCGCTCCAGCGTGTCGCGTGCCTTTACGCGGCCCGACATGCTGAGCCCTGAAACCGTTGAGCGCATTAAGGCCGCTGCCGCAAAGCTTGGCTATGTGCCGAACCACACGGCTCGGGCACTGAGCACCGGGCGTTATGGCAATCTGGCGCTGATCGTGCCGGATGTCGCAAACCCCTTCTTCCCGCCCATGATCCGCGCCGCACAGGTGGAGGCGGATCGCTCCGATTTCTGCGTTTTTCTGGGAAATTCCGATGAGGACCCGGAAAAGGAAGATCAGCTTCTGGGGCGCTTTGCCGGCCAGGTAGAAGGCATCATACTTGCCTCGCCGCGTCTTTCCGACGAGCGCATTGCCGCCCATGCGCTGCTGCGTCCCCTCGTCTTGATCAACCGTGATGTGAAAGGCATTCCGAAAGTGCTGATCGACAGTGGCACAGGCATCGCCGAAGCCACGCAGCACCTTGCCGACCTTGGCCATCGCAAGATCGTCTATGTGAGCGGCCCATCCACCTCCTGGTCGAACAAGCAGCGCCGGGCAGCGGTGCGCAAGGAAGCGCGCAAGCTGGGCCTGGATCTCGGCTTCGTTTCGGCCTCGGTGCCCAGTTTCGAGGCAGGACTTCAGGCCGTCGATGCCATTCTGACCAAGGGAGCAACCGCCGCGATCGCCTTTGACGACGTGACGGCACAGGGCATTGTGGCCGGCCTGTCGGAACGCGGTGTCCGTGTGCCGGACGAGTTTTCGGTGGTTGGTTGCGACGATGCACTTGGGCCGCTCACGGTGCCGAGCCTTACCACCGTCTCCAGCCGGTCCGTCGAGGCCGGAAAGCTGGCGGTCTCGCTCCTGTTGGAAGTGCTGAAATCGCAGGCCGTGCGCGATGCATCCTACGTTCTTGAAACGCACCTGGTCGTGCGGTCCACCACCGACCGGGCCCTGCACCGCTCGTGA
- a CDS encoding 6-phosphogluconolactonase, whose translation MKVLTFADRAGMGAAAASDIAHALRERLARQEGVRVIFASAPSQTSMIEQLRAMPGIDWSRVTAFHMDEFIGLAPDAPQRFGHWLDLHIFNALPLAAAHRIDPGADPEAEARRYAALLNEAPIDFVCLGIGVNGHIAFNDPPIADFEDALDVKLVELDAVCRQQQYDDGGFDSLEAVPRTALSLTIPRLLRADRLFCIVPGAHKRDAVHGALHGPLSTACPASILRGHGNCTLYLDKEADPDA comes from the coding sequence TTGAAGGTCCTGACCTTCGCTGATCGGGCGGGAATGGGAGCGGCAGCCGCGTCCGACATCGCGCATGCCCTGCGCGAACGTCTTGCACGCCAGGAGGGGGTGCGCGTCATATTCGCCTCGGCCCCAAGCCAGACCTCCATGATCGAGCAGCTCCGCGCCATGCCGGGCATAGACTGGTCCCGCGTGACCGCCTTTCACATGGATGAGTTCATCGGTCTGGCGCCCGATGCGCCACAGCGTTTCGGCCACTGGCTTGATCTCCATATTTTCAACGCGCTGCCGCTGGCCGCTGCCCATCGCATCGATCCGGGTGCCGATCCCGAGGCAGAAGCCCGGCGCTATGCGGCCCTGCTGAACGAAGCGCCAATCGATTTCGTCTGCCTCGGCATAGGCGTGAACGGACACATTGCCTTCAATGACCCGCCCATTGCAGATTTTGAGGATGCTCTGGACGTCAAGCTGGTCGAGCTTGATGCGGTCTGCCGTCAGCAGCAATATGATGATGGCGGGTTCGACAGCCTTGAGGCCGTGCCGCGCACGGCATTGTCCCTCACCATCCCGCGCCTGTTGCGTGCCGACCGGTTGTTCTGCATCGTGCCTGGCGCTCACAAGCGCGATGCCGTGCACGGGGCGCTACACGGACCGCTTTCAACCGCCTGCCCGGCCAGCATCCTGCGCGGTCACGGCAATTGCACGCTCTATCTCGACAAGGAGGCCGATCCCGATGCCTGA
- a CDS encoding sugar isomerase domain-containing protein gives MPEINADAVCEQYLDTSHDLMRRILVEERDTLDSAAERLASQIEADRLVHIFGPGGHSNLASQEVFFRAGGLMHMSAILDEGTLLSNGALRSMAIERTPGYGRVVIANAQLGESDVLILANAYGINAALIDAALEAKSRGAFLVGVSSREHAESTSPDHPARHPEKKNLHDVVDIAIDTKVPIGDAVVSLPGMTENISAVSTFANAFALNCLVIRTVAKLLERGVEPPVWRSGNAPGGDEANARFLARFRDRVRAL, from the coding sequence ATGCCTGAGATCAATGCAGATGCGGTCTGCGAACAGTATCTCGACACAAGCCACGACCTCATGAGGCGTATCCTTGTGGAAGAGCGGGACACTCTCGACAGCGCTGCCGAGCGCCTGGCTTCCCAGATCGAGGCCGATCGGCTGGTTCACATCTTCGGCCCCGGCGGGCACTCAAATCTCGCCAGCCAGGAAGTGTTTTTCCGGGCCGGCGGCCTGATGCACATGAGCGCGATCCTCGATGAAGGCACGCTGCTTTCCAACGGTGCGTTGCGTTCCATGGCAATCGAGCGCACGCCGGGATATGGCCGCGTTGTCATTGCAAATGCACAATTGGGCGAAAGCGATGTGCTGATCCTCGCAAACGCATATGGCATCAACGCAGCCCTGATAGACGCGGCACTGGAGGCAAAGTCTCGCGGGGCGTTTCTCGTCGGTGTGAGCTCGCGCGAGCATGCCGAAAGCACAAGCCCGGACCACCCGGCACGCCACCCGGAGAAAAAGAACCTGCATGATGTGGTCGACATCGCAATCGACACCAAGGTTCCGATCGGCGATGCGGTGGTCAGCCTGCCGGGCATGACGGAAAACATCTCCGCCGTTTCAACTTTCGCCAATGCGTTCGCACTCAACTGTCTGGTAATCCGCACCGTTGCGAAGCTGCTGGAGCGTGGCGTCGAGCCGCCGGTCTGGCGCAGCGGAAATGCTCCTGGAGGCGACGAGGCCAATGCCCGCTTCCTTGCCCGTTTCCGCGATCGGGTGCGCGCGCTGTGA